One stretch of Variovorax sp. 54 DNA includes these proteins:
- the efp gene encoding elongation factor P, whose protein sequence is MKIAQEIRAGNVIMHGKDPMVVLKTEYSRGGRNSATVRMKLKSLIANFNTEVVFKADDKIDQIVLDKKECTYSYFADPMYVCMDTEYNQYEVEAENMGDALNYLEDGMAVEVVFYDGKAISVELPTSVEREITWTEPAVKGDTSGKVMKPAKIATGFEIGVPLFVAQGDKIEIDTRTGEYRKRV, encoded by the coding sequence ATGAAAATCGCTCAAGAAATCCGCGCCGGCAACGTCATCATGCACGGCAAGGACCCGATGGTCGTCCTGAAGACCGAGTACAGCCGCGGCGGCCGCAACAGCGCCACCGTGCGCATGAAGCTCAAGAGCCTGATCGCCAACTTCAACACCGAAGTGGTCTTCAAGGCCGACGACAAGATCGACCAGATCGTGCTCGACAAGAAGGAGTGCACCTACTCCTACTTCGCCGACCCGATGTATGTCTGCATGGACACCGAGTACAACCAGTACGAAGTCGAAGCCGAGAACATGGGCGACGCCCTGAACTACCTCGAAGACGGCATGGCTGTCGAAGTGGTGTTCTACGACGGCAAGGCCATCTCGGTCGAACTGCCGACCAGCGTCGAGCGCGAAATCACCTGGACCGAGCCGGCCGTCAAGGGCGACACCTCGGGCAAGGTCATGAAGCCCGCCAAGATCGCCACCGGCTTCGAAATCGGCGTGCCGCTCTTCGTTGCACAAGGCGACAAGATCGAAATCGACACCCGCACCGGCGAATACCGCAAGCGCGTCTGA
- the earP gene encoding elongation factor P maturation arginine rhamnosyltransferase EarP: protein MGTRMQWDIFCKVIDNHGDLGVCWRLACQLAAAGERARLWVDDPTALHWMAPAGCDGVQVIDWSDAEVVRRAVADSVPDVLVEAFGCDPEPELVARFAQAPSHAQAWINLEYLSAEPYVEKLHRLPSPVFKGPGAGLTKRFFYPGFTPATGGLLREPDLMARQARFDRARWLEAQQIPWQEGERLVSLFCYEPPALTALLAQLAADSVPTRLLVTAGRAARAVQASLDAPDRPMGVQSSLSISYLPYLSQADFDHLLWACDLNFVRGEDSLVRALWAGAPLVWQIYPQDDDAHHVKLNAWLDWLGAPPALRLFHHAWNGFGDSALPPPGPLAAWRETARAARDRLLAQDDLLAQLRQLVAGKS from the coding sequence ATGGGCACGCGCATGCAATGGGACATCTTCTGCAAAGTCATCGACAACCACGGCGACCTGGGCGTCTGCTGGCGCCTGGCCTGCCAGCTGGCGGCGGCCGGCGAGCGCGCGCGGCTGTGGGTCGACGACCCGACGGCGCTGCACTGGATGGCGCCGGCCGGCTGCGACGGCGTGCAGGTGATCGACTGGTCCGACGCCGAAGTCGTGCGCCGCGCCGTTGCCGACTCGGTGCCTGACGTGCTGGTCGAAGCTTTCGGTTGCGACCCGGAGCCCGAACTCGTCGCGCGTTTCGCGCAAGCCCCGAGCCATGCGCAGGCCTGGATCAACCTCGAATACCTGTCGGCCGAGCCCTATGTCGAGAAGCTGCACCGGCTGCCGTCGCCGGTGTTCAAAGGCCCGGGCGCCGGGCTGACGAAGCGTTTCTTCTACCCGGGCTTCACGCCTGCGACCGGCGGCCTGCTGCGCGAGCCCGACCTGATGGCGCGCCAGGCACGCTTCGACCGGGCGCGCTGGCTGGAGGCGCAGCAGATTCCCTGGCAGGAAGGCGAACGCCTGGTCTCGCTCTTCTGTTACGAGCCGCCGGCGCTGACCGCTCTGCTGGCCCAGTTGGCTGCCGACTCGGTGCCCACGCGCTTGCTGGTCACCGCGGGCCGGGCCGCGCGCGCCGTGCAGGCGAGCCTTGATGCGCCTGATCGCCCGATGGGCGTCCAAAGTTCGCTATCAATTTCATACCTCCCCTACCTCAGCCAGGCGGATTTCGACCACCTGCTGTGGGCCTGCGACCTCAACTTCGTGCGCGGCGAAGACTCCCTGGTGCGCGCCCTCTGGGCCGGTGCGCCCCTGGTCTGGCAGATCTACCCGCAGGACGACGACGCGCACCACGTCAAGCTCAACGCCTGGCTCGACTGGCTCGGCGCCCCGCCCGCGCTGCGGCTTTTTCACCACGCCTGGAACGGCTTCGGCGACAGCGCCCTGCCCCCACCCGGCCCGCTGGCGGCATGGCGCGAAACCGCCCGTGCGGCGCGCGACAGGCTGCTCGCGCAGGACGATCTGCTCGCCCAACTGCGGCAGCTGGTCGCCGGAAAAAGCTAA
- a CDS encoding M20/M25/M40 family metallo-hydrolase, with amino-acid sequence MRMQTRRRSQISSSSPLSAARRGVLALSLALAGIAGAQAQTAPLTAQQQRFREIYKELIEINTTHSVGDNTAAARAMEKRLVDAGFAAGDIQIFEPFPKKGNLVLRFKGDGSKKPLLLLAHIDVVEARREDWKTDPFKLQETGGYFTARGAIDDKAMAAALVSVLGQLKQEGFKPKRDIILALTADEERGDALSNGAFWLINNKPELLQAEFGINEGGGGELRGGKPNLHRMQVAEKMYTTYMLEARDVGGHSSVPTKTNPIYALSAGLERLGNYAFPIKLADVTKTYFARSAPFAAGQLADDMRAIGSGNPDAGVLERMTANPAYNAQLRTTCVATMVQAGHAENALPQSAKATVNCRILPHDDPEEVERLLTQAVGNDKIVVRNMGKPLRSPASPLNGDLVKTVETLTQQMWPGVPVVPAMSTGATDSRFLRNAGIPMYGVTGMFLEPTDARAHGLDERIEIQRLYDGREFLYRLVSEVAK; translated from the coding sequence ATGAGGATGCAGACCCGTCGCCGTTCGCAGATTTCTTCTTCGTCTCCCTTGTCCGCCGCCCGACGCGGCGTGCTCGCGCTCTCGCTGGCCCTGGCCGGCATCGCCGGCGCCCAGGCCCAGACCGCGCCGCTCACCGCTCAACAGCAGCGCTTCCGCGAGATCTACAAGGAGCTGATCGAGATCAACACCACCCACTCGGTGGGTGACAACACCGCCGCGGCGCGGGCCATGGAAAAACGGCTGGTCGATGCCGGCTTCGCCGCGGGCGACATCCAGATCTTCGAGCCCTTCCCGAAGAAGGGGAACCTGGTGCTGCGCTTCAAGGGCGACGGCAGCAAGAAGCCGCTGCTGCTGCTGGCGCACATCGACGTGGTCGAGGCCCGCCGCGAAGACTGGAAGACCGACCCCTTCAAGCTGCAGGAAACCGGCGGCTACTTCACGGCGCGCGGCGCCATCGACGACAAGGCGATGGCCGCGGCGCTGGTCTCCGTGCTGGGGCAGCTCAAGCAGGAAGGCTTCAAGCCCAAGCGCGACATCATCCTGGCGCTCACGGCCGACGAGGAGCGCGGCGACGCGCTGAGCAACGGCGCCTTCTGGCTCATCAACAACAAGCCCGAGCTGCTGCAGGCCGAGTTCGGCATCAACGAAGGCGGCGGCGGCGAGCTGCGCGGCGGCAAGCCGAACCTGCACCGCATGCAGGTGGCCGAGAAGATGTACACGACCTACATGCTCGAGGCGCGCGACGTCGGCGGCCACAGCTCGGTGCCGACCAAGACCAACCCGATCTACGCGCTCTCGGCCGGCCTGGAGCGCCTGGGCAACTACGCGTTTCCGATCAAGCTCGCGGACGTCACCAAGACCTACTTCGCGCGCAGCGCACCCTTTGCCGCCGGCCAGCTGGCCGACGACATGCGCGCCATCGGCAGCGGCAACCCCGACGCCGGCGTGCTCGAGCGCATGACGGCCAACCCGGCCTACAACGCGCAGCTGCGCACCACCTGCGTGGCGACGATGGTGCAGGCCGGCCATGCCGAGAACGCGCTGCCGCAATCGGCCAAGGCCACGGTCAACTGCCGCATCCTGCCGCACGACGATCCCGAGGAGGTCGAGCGCCTGCTGACCCAGGCGGTGGGCAACGACAAGATCGTGGTGCGCAACATGGGCAAGCCGCTGCGCAGCCCGGCCTCGCCGCTCAACGGCGACCTCGTGAAGACGGTCGAGACGCTCACGCAGCAGATGTGGCCCGGCGTGCCCGTGGTGCCCGCGATGAGCACCGGCGCCACCGACAGCCGCTTCCTGCGCAACGCCGGCATCCCGATGTACGGCGTGACCGGCATGTTCCTCGAGCCGACCGATGCGCGCGCGCACGGGCTGGACGAGCGCATCGAGATCCAGCGCCTGTACGACGGGCGCGAGTTCCTGTACCGGCTGGTGTCGGAAGTCGCGAAGTAA
- a CDS encoding gamma-glutamyltransferase family protein, with protein sequence MKKNSTRVWWALTPLALSLAVAGCGGSSNNDAQNNAALVAAIAAINAANQPPPTPPAPDNGCQIPSSGTSVVVGSGDPGDPAAPEPASGYVPGHKLVYAKNYMVVANHPLATRAGCDVLKAGGSAVDAAVAVQAVLGLVEPQSSGLGGGAFMLHYDAATKKLQAYDGRETAPAAATENYLRWIDDTNDQTAPKPGGARASGRSIGTPGAVRMLDIAYQDHGKLPWKDLFGYGITLASDGFLIGGRMASAIAGSASSLKRDADATAYFFNADGTPKALGTKLTNPAYARTLTTIATQGANAFYTGDIAKGIVDKIGVTTAASDGSAITPGKTTLTDLANYKAKRRDPVCGTYRDYYVCSMSPPSSGGIAVVATLGILETFNLGLYKPTAIDLEGGKPSVMGVHLVSEAERLAYADRDKYVADTDFVPLPGGSPAMLIDKSYLQGRASLISLTKSMNLAKAGDRGDVPLGVDKTEEHGTTHFTVVDKQGNVVVMTTTVEASMGSFHMTQGFLLNNQLTDFAPNPIDTSVTPNVKFANRVAPGKRPRSTMAPTLVFKKNADGSMGEFVMGTGSPGGGTIIQYVVKTLVGALDWGLDAQQATSLVDFGATNTPPPTPSGATYSLTNVGGEHPAIDTSNAGNNDPLIAGLRALGHTVNFGAQSSGVSTIIRTNVGGKPALTGGADPRREGIVLGDTFTP encoded by the coding sequence ATGAAGAAAAACTCCACGCGCGTGTGGTGGGCCCTGACGCCCCTCGCGCTCTCCCTGGCCGTGGCCGGCTGCGGCGGCAGCAGCAACAACGACGCGCAGAACAACGCCGCGCTCGTCGCGGCCATCGCGGCGATCAACGCGGCCAACCAGCCGCCGCCCACCCCGCCCGCCCCAGACAACGGCTGCCAGATTCCGAGCAGCGGCACCTCCGTGGTCGTCGGCTCGGGCGACCCGGGCGATCCGGCCGCACCGGAACCGGCGTCGGGCTATGTGCCGGGCCACAAGCTGGTCTACGCCAAGAACTACATGGTGGTGGCGAACCACCCGCTGGCCACGCGCGCCGGCTGCGACGTGCTCAAAGCGGGCGGCAGCGCGGTCGATGCGGCGGTGGCGGTGCAGGCCGTGCTCGGTCTGGTCGAGCCGCAATCGAGCGGGCTGGGCGGCGGCGCCTTCATGCTCCATTACGACGCGGCGACGAAGAAGCTGCAGGCCTACGACGGGCGTGAGACGGCGCCTGCCGCGGCCACCGAGAACTACCTGCGCTGGATCGACGACACGAACGACCAGACCGCGCCCAAGCCCGGCGGCGCCCGAGCGAGCGGTCGCTCCATCGGCACGCCCGGCGCCGTGCGCATGCTCGACATCGCGTATCAAGACCACGGCAAGCTGCCCTGGAAAGACCTGTTCGGCTACGGCATCACGCTCGCGTCCGACGGCTTCCTGATCGGCGGACGCATGGCGAGCGCCATCGCGGGTTCCGCGTCGAGCCTGAAGCGAGACGCCGACGCCACGGCCTATTTCTTCAACGCCGACGGCACGCCCAAGGCGCTGGGCACCAAGCTCACGAACCCGGCCTACGCCAGGACGCTCACCACCATCGCCACGCAAGGCGCCAACGCCTTCTACACGGGCGACATCGCCAAGGGCATCGTCGACAAGATCGGCGTCACCACGGCAGCCAGCGACGGCTCGGCCATCACGCCCGGCAAGACCACGCTGACCGACCTGGCCAACTACAAGGCCAAGCGCCGCGACCCAGTCTGCGGCACGTACCGCGACTACTACGTGTGCAGCATGTCGCCGCCGTCCTCGGGCGGCATCGCGGTGGTGGCCACCCTCGGCATCCTGGAGACCTTCAACCTGGGCCTGTACAAGCCGACCGCCATCGACCTCGAAGGCGGCAAGCCGAGCGTGATGGGCGTGCACCTGGTGAGCGAGGCCGAGCGGCTGGCATATGCCGACCGCGACAAGTACGTGGCCGACACCGACTTCGTGCCGCTGCCCGGCGGCAGCCCCGCCATGCTGATCGACAAGTCCTACCTGCAGGGCCGCGCCAGCCTCATCAGCCTGACGAAGAGCATGAACCTCGCCAAGGCTGGCGATCGGGGCGATGTGCCGCTGGGCGTCGACAAGACCGAAGAGCATGGCACCACGCACTTCACCGTCGTCGACAAGCAAGGGAACGTGGTCGTGATGACCACGACGGTGGAAGCCAGCATGGGCTCGTTCCACATGACGCAGGGCTTCCTGCTGAACAACCAGCTGACCGACTTCGCGCCCAACCCGATCGACACCTCGGTGACCCCGAACGTGAAGTTCGCCAACCGCGTCGCGCCCGGCAAGCGCCCGCGTAGCACGATGGCGCCGACGCTGGTGTTCAAGAAGAACGCCGACGGCAGCATGGGCGAGTTCGTGATGGGCACCGGCTCGCCGGGCGGCGGCACGATCATCCAGTACGTGGTGAAGACACTGGTTGGCGCGCTCGACTGGGGACTCGATGCGCAACAAGCCACGTCGCTGGTCGACTTCGGTGCCACCAACACCCCACCACCAACGCCCTCCGGCGCCACCTACAGCCTCACCAACGTAGGCGGCGAGCATCCGGCCATCGACACCTCCAACGCGGGCAACAACGACCCGCTGATTGCTGGCCTGCGAGCGCTCGGTCACACGGTGAACTTCGGCGCGCAGTCCAGCGGCGTGAGCACCATCATCCGCACGAACGTCGGCGGCAAGCCCGCGCTGACCGGCGGTGCAGACCCGCGCCGCGAGGGCATCGTGCTGGGCGACACCTTCACGCCCTGA
- the uvrC gene encoding excinuclease ABC subunit UvrC encodes MSDVHSDQLLSEVAALPQLPGVYRYFDAAGAVLYVGKARNLKKRVANYFQKSHGGTRIGHMISKIVRMETTVVRSEAEALLLENNLIKTLKPRYNILFRDDKSYPYLKIASHAFPRLAYYRGAVDKKHRYFGPYPSAWAVKESIQLLQKVFRLRTCEDTVYANRTRPCLLYQIKRCSGPCVALISPEAYAQDVASAEAFLLGDTQGVLSTLEQRMTAHAEKLEFEQAAELRNQMSAISRVLHQQSIEVVSDKDVDILAVKVQGGKACVNLAMVRGGRHLGDRAYFPVHVDDAAQIHHGELDAEEGVDPVAADPIEVQVLEAFIAQHYIDVPVPATLVLGRQVSRALIEAISQQAGARVTAVFQPHEQRRHWLEMAETNAGLQLARLLAEEGSQQARTRALADALELASDDLDNFRVECFDISHTAGEATQASCVVFAHHTMQNREYRRYNIEGITPGDDYAAMRQVLHRRYGKLAEAMAAETEALAPGDAESEGAEGVEAPPPKTPAARMPDLVLVDGGKGQVSMAREVFSELGLPLSLIVGVEKGEGRKVGLEELVFADGREKVYLGKDSAALMLVAQIRDEAHRFAITGMRAKRAKVRVGGSQLEDIPGIGPKRRARLLQRFGGIRGVAAASVEDIASVEGIATELAEEIYRALR; translated from the coding sequence ATGTCCGACGTGCATTCCGATCAATTGCTCAGCGAAGTCGCGGCCCTGCCGCAGCTGCCGGGCGTCTACCGCTATTTCGACGCGGCCGGCGCCGTGCTGTATGTGGGCAAGGCGCGCAACCTGAAGAAGCGGGTCGCCAACTACTTTCAGAAGAGCCACGGGGGCACCCGCATCGGCCACATGATCTCGAAGATCGTGCGCATGGAGACCACCGTGGTGCGCTCCGAAGCCGAGGCGCTGCTGCTCGAGAACAACCTGATCAAGACGCTCAAGCCGCGCTACAACATCCTATTTCGCGACGACAAGAGCTACCCTTACCTGAAGATCGCCTCGCACGCCTTTCCGCGGCTGGCCTACTACCGCGGCGCGGTCGACAAGAAGCACCGCTACTTCGGGCCGTACCCGAGCGCCTGGGCGGTGAAGGAATCGATCCAGCTGCTGCAGAAGGTGTTCCGCCTGCGCACCTGCGAGGACACGGTGTACGCCAACCGCACGCGCCCCTGCCTGCTGTACCAGATCAAGCGCTGCAGCGGCCCCTGCGTGGCGCTCATTTCGCCCGAGGCCTACGCGCAGGACGTGGCCAGCGCCGAGGCCTTCCTGCTCGGCGACACGCAGGGCGTGCTCTCCACGCTGGAGCAGCGCATGACGGCGCACGCCGAGAAGCTCGAGTTCGAGCAGGCGGCCGAGCTGCGCAACCAGATGTCGGCGATCTCGCGCGTGCTGCACCAGCAGTCGATCGAGGTGGTGTCCGACAAGGACGTCGACATCCTCGCGGTCAAGGTGCAGGGCGGCAAGGCCTGCGTCAACCTCGCGATGGTGCGTGGCGGGCGCCACCTGGGCGATCGCGCGTACTTTCCGGTGCACGTGGACGACGCGGCACAGATCCACCACGGCGAACTCGACGCGGAAGAGGGCGTCGACCCGGTGGCCGCCGACCCGATCGAGGTGCAGGTGCTCGAGGCCTTCATTGCGCAGCACTACATCGACGTGCCGGTGCCCGCCACGCTGGTGCTGGGCCGGCAGGTGAGCCGCGCGCTCATCGAGGCCATTTCGCAGCAGGCCGGTGCGCGCGTGACGGCGGTGTTCCAGCCGCACGAACAGCGTCGTCACTGGCTCGAGATGGCCGAGACGAATGCCGGCCTGCAGCTCGCGCGGTTGCTGGCCGAAGAGGGCTCGCAGCAGGCGCGCACCCGCGCGCTGGCCGATGCGCTCGAGCTGGCGTCGGACGACCTGGACAACTTCCGCGTCGAGTGCTTCGACATCTCGCACACGGCGGGCGAGGCCACGCAGGCCTCGTGCGTGGTGTTCGCGCACCACACGATGCAGAACCGCGAGTACCGCCGCTACAACATCGAGGGCATCACGCCCGGCGACGACTACGCCGCCATGCGCCAGGTGCTGCACCGCCGCTACGGCAAGCTGGCCGAGGCGATGGCGGCCGAGACCGAGGCGCTGGCTCCGGGCGACGCCGAGAGCGAAGGGGCCGAAGGCGTCGAGGCACCGCCGCCCAAGACCCCGGCCGCGCGCATGCCCGATCTGGTGCTGGTCGACGGTGGCAAGGGCCAGGTGTCGATGGCGCGCGAGGTGTTCAGCGAACTGGGCCTGCCGCTGTCGCTGATCGTCGGCGTCGAGAAGGGCGAGGGCCGCAAGGTCGGGCTCGAAGAGCTGGTGTTCGCCGACGGCCGCGAAAAGGTCTACCTCGGCAAGGATTCGGCGGCCCTGATGCTGGTGGCGCAGATCCGCGACGAGGCGCACCGTTTCGCCATCACCGGCATGCGGGCCAAGCGCGCCAAGGTGCGCGTGGGCGGCAGCCAGCTCGAAGACATTCCGGGCATCGGCCCGAAACGCCGGGCGCGCCTGCTGCAACGTTTCGGCGGCATCCGCGGCGTGGCGGCAGCGAGCGTGGAGGACATCGCATCGGTCGAAGGCATTGCCACCGAATTGGCCGAGGAAATCTATCGCGCGCTGCGTTGA
- the pgsA gene encoding CDP-diacylglycerol--glycerol-3-phosphate 3-phosphatidyltransferase has product MFWTLPTIMTWTRIVAIPLIVGVFYLPISEPMRNLIATVMFIVFAATDWLDGYLARKLNQTSSFGAFLDPVADKFLVCAALLVLVHLQRADVFVALIIIGREIAISALREWMARIGAGKSVAVHMIGKVKTTVQMVAIPFLLYDGHLFKVIDTGFWGQWLIWISAVLTVWSMVYYLQKAIPEIRAHSK; this is encoded by the coding sequence ATGTTCTGGACCCTACCGACCATCATGACCTGGACGCGCATCGTCGCGATTCCGTTGATCGTCGGCGTTTTCTACCTGCCGATCAGCGAGCCGATGCGCAACCTGATCGCCACGGTGATGTTCATCGTGTTCGCCGCTACCGACTGGCTCGACGGTTACCTGGCGCGCAAGCTCAACCAGACCTCGTCCTTCGGCGCCTTTCTCGATCCGGTGGCCGACAAGTTCCTGGTGTGCGCCGCCCTGCTGGTGCTGGTGCATCTGCAGCGCGCCGACGTGTTCGTGGCGCTCATCATCATCGGCCGCGAGATCGCCATCTCGGCGCTGCGCGAATGGATGGCGCGCATCGGCGCCGGCAAGAGCGTGGCGGTCCACATGATCGGCAAGGTCAAGACGACCGTGCAGATGGTCGCGATTCCCTTCCTGCTTTATGACGGGCACCTCTTCAAGGTGATCGACACCGGCTTCTGGGGGCAGTGGCTGATCTGGATCTCGGCGGTGCTCACCGTCTGGTCGATGGTCTATTACCTGCAGAAGGCCATTCCCGAGATCCGGGCCCACTCCAAATGA
- a CDS encoding DMT family transporter codes for MTAAVSARNAGWLRAMPAVFVLIWSTGFIVARYGMPYAPPLKFLAVRYALSLACFGLWVMLARVAWPSKRAQWGHLAVTGVLMQAGYLGGVWAAVHAGMGAGLVALLVGIQPVLTAVWLSFNGGRISGRQWTGLALGFAGLVLVVSRKLGQGTEVNALTMGLAVMALLSITAGTLYQKRFVAPCDVRSASAVQMAAALLVTLPFAALETQAIEWNTHSIGAMAWSVLALSLGGSSLLYMLIQRGTATAVTSLLYLVPPCTALMAWLLFAEPITWTTVLGIGLTAIGVSLVVRAER; via the coding sequence ATGACGGCGGCCGTCTCGGCCCGCAACGCAGGCTGGCTGCGGGCGATGCCGGCGGTCTTTGTGCTGATCTGGAGCACGGGATTCATCGTTGCGCGCTATGGCATGCCCTACGCGCCGCCCCTCAAGTTTTTGGCCGTTCGCTATGCGCTGTCGCTCGCCTGCTTCGGCCTGTGGGTCATGCTCGCGCGGGTGGCGTGGCCGTCGAAGCGCGCGCAATGGGGGCACCTCGCAGTCACGGGCGTGCTGATGCAGGCCGGCTATCTCGGTGGTGTCTGGGCTGCGGTGCATGCCGGCATGGGCGCGGGGCTGGTCGCGCTGCTGGTCGGCATCCAGCCGGTGCTCACGGCGGTCTGGCTGTCTTTCAATGGCGGGCGCATTTCGGGGCGGCAGTGGACCGGGCTCGCCCTGGGCTTTGCAGGGCTGGTGCTCGTGGTGTCGCGCAAGCTGGGGCAGGGCACCGAGGTCAACGCGCTGACGATGGGGCTGGCCGTGATGGCGCTGCTGTCGATCACGGCGGGCACGCTGTACCAGAAGCGCTTCGTCGCGCCGTGCGACGTGCGCAGCGCCAGCGCGGTGCAGATGGCGGCCGCGCTGCTCGTGACTCTGCCTTTTGCCGCGCTCGAGACGCAGGCCATCGAATGGAACACGCATTCGATCGGCGCGATGGCGTGGTCGGTGCTGGCGCTGTCGCTGGGCGGCAGCTCGCTGCTTTATATGTTGATCCAGCGCGGCACGGCCACGGCCGTCACCAGCCTGCTGTACCTCGTGCCGCCGTGCACGGCGCTGATGGCCTGGCTGCTGTTCGCCGAACCGATCACCTGGACCACGGTGCTGGGCATCGGCTTGACGGCCATCGGCGTGAGCCTCGTGGTGCGCGCCGAGCGCTGA
- a CDS encoding LysR substrate-binding domain-containing protein: protein MNPHAMERGDLELVLAIRDQGSLAGAAATLDVVPSVVTKRLGALEARLGQRLFDRTTRRLSVTAEGEAVCLHARTLLDGFAALESELGERQNALIGTVRLAATFGFGRRWLGPALADFQAQHPGLQVELLLTEQLPDLGAEGYDGAVWLWAVQQHRAADWTTRRIARNQRVLAASPDYLARRGTPATVEALATHDCLIARENGDAAQSRQFALWTLRHARDGSTARVRVQGPLTSNSGEMVRDWCLAGHGVMLRSLWDIAPQLAGGELVRVLPQYGMPDADIHWVAPWRPKTPRRVRLLVDHLVEQFRSEPWKPVKPGGR, encoded by the coding sequence ATGAATCCCCACGCGATGGAACGCGGCGATCTCGAACTGGTGCTGGCCATCCGCGACCAGGGCAGCCTGGCCGGCGCGGCGGCCACGCTCGACGTGGTGCCCTCGGTCGTCACCAAACGGCTCGGCGCGCTGGAGGCTCGGCTCGGGCAGCGGCTGTTCGATCGCACGACGCGGCGGCTCAGTGTCACGGCCGAGGGCGAGGCCGTGTGCCTGCATGCGCGCACGCTGCTCGACGGCTTCGCGGCGCTCGAAAGCGAACTCGGCGAACGGCAGAACGCGCTGATCGGCACGGTCCGCCTCGCCGCCACCTTCGGCTTCGGCCGGCGCTGGCTCGGCCCGGCGCTCGCGGACTTCCAGGCGCAGCACCCCGGCCTGCAGGTCGAGCTGCTGCTGACCGAGCAGCTGCCCGACCTGGGCGCCGAAGGCTACGACGGCGCGGTCTGGCTGTGGGCGGTGCAGCAGCACCGCGCCGCCGACTGGACCACTCGCCGCATCGCGCGCAACCAGCGTGTGCTGGCCGCCTCGCCCGACTACCTTGCACGCCGCGGCACGCCCGCCACGGTGGAAGCGCTGGCCACGCACGACTGCCTGATCGCGCGTGAGAACGGCGACGCGGCGCAGTCGCGCCAGTTCGCGCTCTGGACACTGCGCCACGCGCGTGACGGCAGCACGGCACGCGTGCGGGTGCAGGGTCCGCTCACGAGCAATTCAGGAGAGATGGTGCGCGACTGGTGCCTCGCGGGCCACGGCGTCATGCTGCGCAGCCTCTGGGACATCGCGCCGCAGCTGGCCGGCGGCGAACTCGTGCGCGTATTGCCGCAGTACGGCATGCCCGACGCCGACATCCACTGGGTCGCGCCCTGGCGGCCGAAGACGCCGCGCCGCGTGCGTCTGCTGGTCGATCACCTGGTCGAACAGTTCCGCTCGGAGCCCTGGAAGCCGGTCAAGCCGGGCGGGCGCTGA
- a CDS encoding alpha/beta fold hydrolase translates to MTASFLDFPRFDIARDGVRIHGRIGGQGAPLLLLHGHPQTHAIWHRVAPALAERFTVVAVDLRGYGDSGRPAADDEHAVYSKREMARDALAAMQHHGFERFAVLAHDRGARVAHRLAADHPGAVERMLLLDIAPTLAMYEGTSEAFAKAYWHWFFLIQPPPLPEALIASDPVRYVRSVMGGRHAGLAPFAPEVLAEYERCIAIAGTAEAICEDYRASATIDLVHDRADIAAGRRLAQPLRVLWGEHGAVGRAFDVLSLWRERADDVSGHALPCGHYIPEEAPEALLAEALNFFVSPEHPGATS, encoded by the coding sequence GTGACGGCTTCTTTCCTCGACTTCCCCCGCTTCGACATCGCCCGCGATGGCGTGCGCATCCATGGTCGCATCGGCGGGCAGGGCGCCCCCTTGCTGCTGTTGCACGGCCATCCGCAGACGCATGCGATCTGGCACCGCGTGGCGCCTGCGCTGGCCGAGCGCTTCACGGTGGTTGCCGTGGACCTGCGCGGCTATGGCGACTCGGGTCGCCCGGCGGCCGACGACGAGCACGCGGTCTACAGCAAGCGGGAGATGGCGCGTGACGCGCTGGCCGCCATGCAACACCACGGCTTCGAACGCTTCGCCGTGCTCGCGCACGACCGCGGCGCGCGTGTGGCGCACCGGCTCGCAGCCGACCATCCGGGCGCGGTCGAGCGCATGCTGCTGCTCGACATCGCGCCGACGCTGGCGATGTACGAAGGCACCTCTGAAGCGTTTGCCAAGGCCTACTGGCACTGGTTCTTCCTGATCCAGCCGCCGCCGCTGCCCGAGGCGCTGATTGCCTCCGATCCGGTGCGCTATGTGCGCAGCGTGATGGGCGGGCGGCACGCGGGGCTCGCGCCGTTCGCGCCCGAGGTGCTGGCCGAGTACGAACGCTGCATCGCCATCGCTGGCACCGCCGAAGCCATCTGCGAGGACTACCGCGCCTCCGCCACGATCGACCTCGTGCACGACCGCGCCGACATCGCCGCCGGTCGTCGCCTCGCGCAGCCGCTGCGCGTGCTGTGGGGCGAGCATGGCGCGGTGGGGCGCGCGTTCGACGTGCTCTCGCTGTGGCGCGAGCGGGCCGACGACGTGTCGGGCCACGCGCTGCCCTGCGGCCACTACATCCCCGAAGAAGCCCCCGAGGCCTTGCTGGCCGAGGCGCTGAATTTTTTCGTTTCCCCTGAACACCCAGGAGCCACTTCATGA